One stretch of Oncorhynchus gorbuscha isolate QuinsamMale2020 ecotype Even-year linkage group LG21, OgorEven_v1.0, whole genome shotgun sequence DNA includes these proteins:
- the LOC124008643 gene encoding protein sprouty homolog 2-like codes for METSTQNGSGGGGSAGLLRALRDSGRLHRPHHAQEGQPDPGLNPGQQAPVLSLDQIRITGSSNEYTEGPTVGPIVVPRPPGSLPTQQKNDLGLETNEQLEPQDPRPNQRNLLPQLQQHPQPTHSTVPLMDAPSLSSSTEGSRNSPRTSTGSTSSVQRLLNSPEISEQIIRTQPISVELKQEELKPLASMSGGAVVVTVPGCGAPAVREGLLVKHAYRCEDCGRCKCQECMCPRALPSCWMCGRRCVCSAQNAVDYGTCVCCVKGLFYHCSSDDEDTCADKPFSCSQSHCCVRWSAMGLLSLFLPCLLCYLPAKGCLAACQSCYDLVKRPGCRCKNTNVVHCKSVDCKPT; via the coding sequence ATGGAGACCAGTACTCAAAATGGCAGTGGTGGCGGAGGGTCGGCCGGCTTGCTGCGTGCTCTGCGTGACAGCGGGAGGCTACACCGGCCTCACCATGCCCAGGAAGGGCAGCCCGATCCTGGGTTAAACCCCGGCCAGCAGGCCCCTGTGCTCTCGCTGGACCAGATCAGGATCACCGGGAGCAGTAATGAGTACACAGAGGGACCAACGGTGGGACCCATTGTGGTCCCTAGGCCCCCTGGCTCGTTGCCCACCCAGCAGAAGAACGACCTAGGCCTGGAGACCAACGAGCAACTGGAGCCCCAGGACCCCAGGCCCAACCAGAGGAACTTACTCCCCCAACTTCAACAACATCCCCAGCCCACACACTCCACAGTCCCCCTTATGGATGCCCCATCTCTTTCTTCTAGCACAGAGGGCTCCAGAAACAGCCCGAGGACCAGTACAGGCAGCACGTCTTCCGTGCAGAGGCTCCTGAATAGCCCGGAGATTAGCGAACAGATAATCAGGACCCAGCCCATAAGTGTGGAGCTTAAACAGGAGGAATTGAAGCCCCTGGCGAGTATGTCTGGAGGGGCGGTGGTGGTCACGGTGCCCGGTTGCGGTGCCCCCGCCGTTAGGGAGGGGCTGCTGGTTAAACACGCCTACCGCTGTGAGGACTGTGGTCGGTGCAAGTGCCAGGAGTGCATGTGCCCGCGTGCCCTGCCCTCCTGCTGGATGTGCGGCCGGCGGTGTGTGTGCTCGGCGCAGAACGCGGTGGACTACGGGACTTGCGTGTGCTGCGTCAAGGGCCTGTTCTATCACTGCTCCAGTGACGACGAGGATACATGCGCCGACAAGCCCTTCTCCTGCAGCCAATCGCACTGCTGCGTGCGCTGGTCGGCCATGGGCCTCCTTTCCCTGTTCCTACCCTGTCTCCTGTGCTACCTCCCAGCTAAAGGGTGTCTCGCCGCGTGCCAGAGCTGCTACGACCTCGTCAAGCGACCGGGGTGCCGGTGTAAGAACACTAACGTTGTCCACTGTAAGAGTGTTGACTGTAAGCCAACGTAA